The following nucleotide sequence is from Streptomyces bathyalis.
CCAAGTCATCCCCCTGGCATGGAACTTGTTGTCCAGATGTCCAGAGGACTTTATGAGGTACGGGAGTCGTTGTTCCAGTGGGCAGGTCAGTGCAGCTCAGCCCAGGTGACCGGGGAGATGGTCTGCGACGAGGTAGGTAGCGGGATGAGTGTTCACGGGCTTCGGCTCTTGCAAGGTGTTGGGCGGAACTATGTCCGCTACTTCCCCGTAGCGCTGGGCAAGAGGGAGTTTGCGCGGAAGTACATGGCTCCTCAGCTCCGGGAGCACTCTGTACGTCGCGAAGCCCGAACACGCTTTGGCGCGAGGTTTCTCGTCGACAGCGAGGATCTGATTCAGCGCCACCTGTACCTGTTCGGCGTCTGGGAACCTCACCTGAGTCACTGGCTCCGGCAGAGGCTGAAGTCCGGGGACGTCTTCGTCGACGTGGGTGCCAACATCGGGTACTTCAGCGTGCTCGGATCGTCCCTCGTAGGTCCGTCCGGGAGTGTCGTTGCTGTTGAGGCCTCGCCGGCATTCCATCGCCGGCTTCTGCAGCACGCGAACATGAACCGCTGCTCGAACCTTCGCGCGGTCCATGCCGCGGTCTCCGACCAGGACGAGACCCTGAAGTTCATTCAGGCCAGCTCACGCAACACCGGAGCGACCAGCACCGTGCCCTACTCCGGGCCGGCGGAGTCCGAATTCGAGGTGGACGCGCACCCGTTGACTCAGCTGCTCAGCGAAGGGGAAATTGAACGAGCGCGTGTGATCAAGATCGACGTCGAGGGGGCGGAAGGGGCAGCGGTACGGGGCTTGAGCTCCGCGTTGAACCGGCTGCGGCAGGACGCAGAGGTGGTGGTCGAGGTGACTCCCCAGCGCATGAACGCGCTGGGGGACTCGGCCGACGAGTTGCTCAGGACGTTCGTAGACAGCGGCTTCCACGCGTACCGTCTGATCAACGATTACGACCCGGGGAGTTACCCCTCGGCCATGCGTCGTCCGCAGGCGCCCCGACGCTGGCGGAGGCCGATTACGGAGGAGATGGACCTTGTCTTCTCCCGCATCGACGCCGAATGGCTCACCTGACACATACGGGGCCCTCACGCACTCGGCATGAGGGCCCCGTCGTGGTCCGGTCAGTTGGTGGGAGGCCACAGCCCCAGTTGACGCAGGTCCTCCTGCAGCCAGGAGGGCGCGTACGAGCGGCCGGCATACTCCTGCGCGCACGGGCTCGGGCACGCGTACAGCCCCCAACCGGGGCCCGAACCACTCTCGATGGCCTGAACCAGGATCGTCTCCCCCTGCCTCTTCTGGCAGATGATGCAGGACTTACCGAACGGCACCTCGATCACCGCCCTTCGTCTCGGCGAGCGCCGTGGAGAAGACGACTTCGATGCGGTCTCCCGGCGACACGAAGCAGGCGCCTTCAGCGACGCGGCCGCGATCGTCGATCGAAGTGCGCTCGACCTCCAACACTGTTGCCCCAGGCGGGAGGTTGAGACGGTCCGCTTCGTCCTGTGTCGGCGGACGCGTGGTGACCCTCTCCGTGATGTGGGCCAGGCGGACTCCGGCGGCCTGCAGGCCCAAGGGGATCTCAGCGCCCCACGGCAGCTTGCCGATAGGGGTGTCGAGAAGCTCCGCCAGGTCGAGCGGGACGTAGACGCGCGCCAAGCTATACGGGTCCTTGTCCCGCCGACTGAAGTACAGGTATTCGGCCAGTGCGGTGCCGGGCTTGACTTGCATCAGGGCAGTCAGCGGCGCCTCGGCGAGGACGGAGCCGGGCCTGACGTACGTCTCGATCTCGTCGTGGTCCGTCTCCGGCTGGCGGAACCCGCCGCTGCCTGCGCTAACGTACGAGATCCGCTGAGGCGGCCGTCGGACGAACGTGCCCCGTCCGTGGAACTTCTCGATCACCCCTTCTGCCTGGAGTACGTCGAGGGCGTGCCGCACGGTCAGCCGGCTCACCCCGTACTCCTCGACGAGCAACGGCTCCGTCGGCAGACGGTCGCCCGCGGTCAGGATCCCGTCGGCGATCTGCCGGCGGATCGAGTCCGCGACTCGCTGGTATCGCGCCACGGTCACCACCGGCCCTTCCGCCGGAAGACCGCTAGCCGCGTCCGGACATGCATCGTCAGGCTCTCCCCCGTCTCGAACCGGAGGCGCTTCGCCTTGTGCGGCAACGTCACGATGTCGGAGACGGTGAGTGGCTGACCGCCGACCTGGATCACGTCGCCACGGAGGACCGTGGCGGAAGTGACCGATACCGACGCGCTGTTGGGATGCATCGAAACTCCCTCTTGCCGGGGGTGGCACCACGAGCAGCTGCAGGTCTCGTAGATGACGGGCCAGGAGTGCTGGGCCGCACGGGGTTCGGCTTCCGTGCATTGGCCGTGCGCTCCCATACGGCAGGCCACCGAGACGTAAGGAGTCCGCCAGTCCGGCCGACGTTGTTGCTGCGCATGGCCCATCAGCGCACCTCAACGGGGTGCAGCTGAACGTGAGTTGTACGTCGCGAGGCTCGGTGCACAGCTGCCGGCATGGGGCGATGTACCGAGGCAGGGGCTTCTGGTCGGCGCGGCTGCGTACGAGTTGGGCCTTCCGTCCGTGACGGCGAAGGACGTGCTTCCGTCGCGGGACGCTGCGGTCTCGGGAGCCGCTGGTTGCGGGCGCGGAGCACGCGCCATGGCTGCTCGTCGGCGTAGTGGCTACGGTTAATCACGTCGCTCAGCTCCCTAAAGCTGACGGCCATGCCCCCGGGCAGCCGGCGCTGTCGCGGGGGTCCCCTTTTCGGATGGCGGCCCATACGGTCATGCCGCCAGCGCTGACTTCCTGACCGAAGCGATCGGCGGATTCCAGCGCCCCTAACAGGCTCTTCCAGGACTCCGGGGAGGCCTGGTCAGGCACTTTGGCTTCCACAAGGAAGTGGTTCTTCCGGTCCTTCACCTCGGGTGTGAGCCCCGTGGCGGTCAGCCGCTCCGCTACCTCGTCTGCGCGGGACGCAGGTGTGGGCATGCGGAAGTCCTCCGTCGCGCCTCGGTCACATGAAGTAAAGGTGCTTAATCAGCTTAGACCTGATGGGCTAGATTTTCCATATGCCTGAGCAGCCCCCGTACCTCCGCATCGCCGACCTGCTCCGGGAGCGCATCGCCAATGGGGAGTGGGCAGTTGGGGAGAAGCTGCCGTCGCGCGCTCGCCTGGGCGAGGAGTACGGCGTGGGGCACAACGTCGTACGTCGCGCGAACGATCTGCTGATCAGTCAGGGCATCCTCGAAGGCCGAACGGGCTCGGGGACGTACGTTGCGGAGCCACGGTCACGGCTGCGGATGGTTCGCTCGCTGAGTCGGGAGCAGCAGGGAGGCTCTCCGTTCCGCGCAGACATGAAGGCGCTGGGCCGGCAAGGCACGTGGGAGAGCCACACTGAGGCGAAAGTGCCGGTCCCCGGGGACATCGCGGCTCGTCTCGGCATCGAGGAAGGCGACCTCGGCGTCCGCACTCGCTACGAGTTCATGGCGAACGGCAAGCCCGTGCAGCTGTCGACCAGTTGGGAGCCATACGAACTCACTGGCGGAACGATCGTGGTCCTTCCGGAGGGCGGGCCTCACGCTGGCCTCGGTGTCGTCCAGCGCATGGCGGAAATCGGTATCACGGTTGGCCACGCTGTCGAGCAACCGGAGCCACGACAAGCGACGGCTCAGGAGATCGCCCTGCTTGGCCTCACACGCAGCGCACTAGTGACCCAGATCCAGCGCACGTACTACGGCGATGATGGCCGACCAGTCGAGACGGCGGACATCGTCGTACCAGCTTCCTTGTGCGAGATCGTTTACGAGGTACCGATCTCACATGCCGACTAGTCAACCTGTTTGCATATGTTGCCGGTTGCCGTACCTCTCGACTCCCTTGCAACCGCACGACCACTCAGGGTGTCTGCTGACTCATGACCTTTGTAGCTACAACTGAGCCCCCTCCCTGGCCACACTGCGGAGAAGGCGCGAGCCCTGACGATCCCAGGGGCTGTATAGGCCGCTCCGTCACCCCCCACACGGCTTGCTTGTCCCACCTTTCACATGCTGACCGCTCCGACTACCTGTCCCAACTGTCCGCGGGCGCCGACATAGATCACTCAGGCACGCATTTCACTGCACCCTTGTTGAGTGAACTTCTGGCTGCGATATCAGACCCCAATACACAGAAGCCCCAACTAGGTGAGGCTCTCTTTACGAATGCAGTCTTCGATGATGATGCCCGCTTCGCTGGGGCAGACTTCCAGCGCTTCGCCGGGTTCACCGGTGCGACATTCGGTGACAATACCGACTTCGCGGCGGCGACCTTTGAGGACTTGGCCGGATTCTCGGGAGCGACTTTCGGCGACAACACCAATTTCAGAGCGGCGGTCTTCCAGGGAAGAGCCGACTTCCCGGGTGTAATCTTCGGTGAAACAACCGTGTTCATAGAGGTAATCTTCGATTCGTTCGTTGCATTCGGGGCAACCTTCGGCGGGTGGGTCAGTTTTGAGCAGGCAATCTTCCTAGTACGTGCCGACTTCTCGGGGGTGACATTCGGAGACTACGCGTGGTTCGAGAGGGCGTCCTTCGGCGAAAACTCCCCCGCCGCTACGCCTGGATTCAACGAATACATCAACTTCTCGAGGTCTGCCTTCGGCAACAATGCTTGGTTTCTTGGAGCTACTTTCCATGAAAGAGCTCAATTCGCAAGAGCGAGCTTCAACGACTTTACATGGTTTGCTCAGGCGATATTCCATGGAGAGGCCGTGTTCGAGCGAGCCACCTTGGGCGATGGGTCGATCTTCACCGGAGCCACATTCAATCAGAGTGCCGAATTCCGAGGCGCGACCTTCGGTAAGAGCACGACATTTACAGAGGTAACCTTCGAGGATGGTGAGTTCGCTTCCGCTACCTTCGGTGGAAGCGTGAACCTTTCGAGAACGACCTTCCGCGAGAGCGCCAGCTTCTCAAAAGTGACCTTCCAGGGAAATGCTGATTTTGCAGCGGCGACTTTCGGTGCCAACACCACGTTCACTGGGGCTAACTTTCAAGAGAACGTCCAGTTCGAGGGGACAACCTTCTGCAGCAACACGAACTTCGACGAGGTTTCTCTCCATGGAGCGTTCAACGTTACTAAGGCGCTCTTCCAGGGAGATGTCTCATTCCGTGAGGCACAATTGGGACGGGCGTCAAATTTCGGTCCGCTGGTTTGTTCTAGCAGCGCAAATCTGTCGGGGATGGAGTTCGAGGGTCCGGTCACGATCGAAGTAGCTGCTAGGCGCGTGGAGTTCCGGGGCACGCGATGGGCCGCAACGGGGGCGATTTGGGTTCGATACGCCGAAGTAGATCTGACTGATGCCTTCTTCGAATACCCGCTGAGCGTCACCAGTAGGCGCAGTGCCTTCAAGAGCAAGCTTGGGGAAGAGATCGACGAGTCATCTCTGACCGGTGGTTGGAAGGCGTCAGTAAAATCGATCCAAGGCGTGGACGCTGCGCATTTGATCCTTAACGATCTCGATCTCACCTCGTGCCTTTTCAGTGGTGCCGTCCACCTGGATCAACTGCGCTTGGAAGGCGAATACACCCTCCGTCCTACCCCGCCTCGGTGGCACAGGCGAGGCGCGTTCCCTATGCGGTGGTCCCGTCGGTACACCCTTGCCGAGGAGCAACATTGGCGGACAGCGGAGGATTGGGCGGGGTGGCAGGCTCCAGCACCGAGTGGGTACGAGGTACTGACTCCGGCGGCGCTTGCGCCGCTGTACCGGCAGCTACGAAAGTCCCTGGAAGATGGCAAGGACGAACCCGGAGCCGCGGACTTCTACTACGGCGAGATGGAGATGCGCCGTAACAATGTGCAGCGCCCCCGCAGCGAACGTCTCCTGCTGCATCTCTACTGGGCACTGTCTGGCTACGGCCTCCGAGCGACCCGGGCACTCACTTGGCTTACCCTCGCTATGGGAGCGACCCTCGTGGCTTTGATGGGCTGGGGGCTACCTAAGCACGAGCCGAAGCCCACAATCACCGGAGAAGTCACACATAGCCGAGCCCGTCTGATAAGCGAAACTCCCGATCCGATGAACTCTAATGAGCCGCTGTTGCAGCGGTTCACGACGAATCGGTTCGAGAAGTCCCTGCGAGTGGTCATCAACTCGGTCGTCTTCCGCTCCTCCGGCCAAAACCTGACCACCATTGGGACGTATGTTGAGATGACCTCCCGCTTCGCCGTACCCACGCTCCTCGGTTTGTCAGCCCTAGCCATACGTAGCCGGGTCAAGCGGTGACACTCAGCCAACCCAAAGCGAAAAGATCTAGACCGTTGGACGTCGTGGGTCACGAGCTGGGAGCGAGTAACTCCATCCGAGCTCGATAAGCTGGCGAGCTCTCGCATCAATCACGTTCATGCGAGCGTCGCGCTCGTCCTTGTGGGCGTGTGCTGCCTGATTCGTGGCCTGGCCTGGCCACTTGCGGTACATCAGGCCAACCTCGCGGGTGAAGTAGCCGCGACTGACGGCGTTCAGGGCGAGCAGGAGGCCCGTGTCCTCGGATGCTGGCAGGGCCATCCAGCCGCCCAGCGCTAGCAGCAGATCGCGTCGGATGCAGAGGGTCGCGGGGTGGACCTGGGCGCGGTAGTCGTGGGCCATCCAGTGCTGGTGGACGGAGCCGCGCTCGATGGGGCCCTCGTCAGGGTCGCCCTCGAAGCCGACCGTGGAGCCGTCCGGCATGGCGTCGAGGACGCGGGAGGTCGTCCACGCGATATCGGGCTCGCGCTCGAAGACGGCGATGTCCCGGGCCAGGGCGCCCGGGGTGAGCATGTCGTCGGCGTCGAGGACCTTGACCAACTCGCCACGTGCGCGGGCGAGTCCCATGGTGCGGGCGACGCCGGGGCCGCCGCGCCGGCCCTGGGCGAAGCTCACCCGCGGGTCGTCGG
It contains:
- a CDS encoding FkbM family methyltransferase, with the translated sequence MSVHGLRLLQGVGRNYVRYFPVALGKREFARKYMAPQLREHSVRREARTRFGARFLVDSEDLIQRHLYLFGVWEPHLSHWLRQRLKSGDVFVDVGANIGYFSVLGSSLVGPSGSVVAVEASPAFHRRLLQHANMNRCSNLRAVHAAVSDQDETLKFIQASSRNTGATSTVPYSGPAESEFEVDAHPLTQLLSEGEIERARVIKIDVEGAEGAAVRGLSSALNRLRQDAEVVVEVTPQRMNALGDSADELLRTFVDSGFHAYRLINDYDPGSYPSAMRRPQAPRRWRRPITEEMDLVFSRIDAEWLT
- a CDS encoding GntR family transcriptional regulator encodes the protein MTVARYQRVADSIRRQIADGILTAGDRLPTEPLLVEEYGVSRLTVRHALDVLQAEGVIEKFHGRGTFVRRPPQRISYVSAGSGGFRQPETDHDEIETYVRPGSVLAEAPLTALMQVKPGTALAEYLYFSRRDKDPYSLARVYVPLDLAELLDTPIGKLPWGAEIPLGLQAAGVRLAHITERVTTRPPTQDEADRLNLPPGATVLEVERTSIDDRGRVAEGACFVSPGDRIEVVFSTALAETKGGDRGAVR
- a CDS encoding GntR family transcriptional regulator → MPEQPPYLRIADLLRERIANGEWAVGEKLPSRARLGEEYGVGHNVVRRANDLLISQGILEGRTGSGTYVAEPRSRLRMVRSLSREQQGGSPFRADMKALGRQGTWESHTEAKVPVPGDIAARLGIEEGDLGVRTRYEFMANGKPVQLSTSWEPYELTGGTIVVLPEGGPHAGLGVVQRMAEIGITVGHAVEQPEPRQATAQEIALLGLTRSALVTQIQRTYYGDDGRPVETADIVVPASLCEIVYEVPISHAD
- a CDS encoding pentapeptide repeat-containing protein, translating into MSELLAAISDPNTQKPQLGEALFTNAVFDDDARFAGADFQRFAGFTGATFGDNTDFAAATFEDLAGFSGATFGDNTNFRAAVFQGRADFPGVIFGETTVFIEVIFDSFVAFGATFGGWVSFEQAIFLVRADFSGVTFGDYAWFERASFGENSPAATPGFNEYINFSRSAFGNNAWFLGATFHERAQFARASFNDFTWFAQAIFHGEAVFERATLGDGSIFTGATFNQSAEFRGATFGKSTTFTEVTFEDGEFASATFGGSVNLSRTTFRESASFSKVTFQGNADFAAATFGANTTFTGANFQENVQFEGTTFCSNTNFDEVSLHGAFNVTKALFQGDVSFREAQLGRASNFGPLVCSSSANLSGMEFEGPVTIEVAARRVEFRGTRWAATGAIWVRYAEVDLTDAFFEYPLSVTSRRSAFKSKLGEEIDESSLTGGWKASVKSIQGVDAAHLILNDLDLTSCLFSGAVHLDQLRLEGEYTLRPTPPRWHRRGAFPMRWSRRYTLAEEQHWRTAEDWAGWQAPAPSGYEVLTPAALAPLYRQLRKSLEDGKDEPGAADFYYGEMEMRRNNVQRPRSERLLLHLYWALSGYGLRATRALTWLTLAMGATLVALMGWGLPKHEPKPTITGEVTHSRARLISETPDPMNSNEPLLQRFTTNRFEKSLRVVINSVVFRSSGQNLTTIGTYVEMTSRFAVPTLLGLSALAIRSRVKR
- a CDS encoding glycosyltransferase family 2 protein, which gives rise to MVTTLQQRIVVLTAVHAPGAHHLPDAYRSLQEQELPDGWEWQWVIQEDGETDQVAELVPDDPRVSFAQGRRGGPGVARTMGLARARGELVKVLDADDMLTPGALARDIAVFEREPDIAWTTSRVLDAMPDGSTVGFEGDPDEGPIERGSVHQHWMAHDYRAQVHPATLCIRRDLLLALGGWMALPASEDTGLLLALNAVSRGYFTREVGLMYRKWPGQATNQAAHAHKDERDARMNVIDARARQLIELGWSYSLPARDPRRPTV